The Brassica rapa cultivar Chiifu-401-42 chromosome A10, CAAS_Brap_v3.01, whole genome shotgun sequence genome segment ACAGAAAGGTAGTCAAAACTTTACTGAGCTTTTCCTCTTCATCGACCCAGTTCCTCAACAATGAACGAAGAGATGAGCGGAGAGACGCCGGAGAATAAACACGTAAGTAGACCAACATTGCCGGAAAAGATCGACTACGTGTTCAAGGTGGTAGTGATTGGTGACTCTGCTGTCGGAAAAACGCAGCTCCTTTCACGTTTTACACAGAACGAGTTCTGTTATGACTCAAAGTCCACCATTGGTGTCGAGTTTCAGACACGTACGATCACTCTTCAAGGCAAACTCGTTAAAGCTCAGATCTGGGATACCGCCGGTCAAGAAAGGTAAATGTCTATCTACATctatacacacacacatttaACTATTCTTACAAAGCTGAATCTCAGGTTGGCTTTCAAATTAAAttgtttacatatattaaagtatagtttatttttcttggatcacgacatttagatatgatttgatttgatttccGATCTACTTATAATCATTGATTAtacgtattttattttaaaactattggTTTTCTAACTATTTTGTTGGAACTAATCAATGAGTTGTTTTACTGCGTTTTCGGAGATTAGATACAGAGCGGTGACGAGCGCTTATTACAGAGGCGCGTTAGGTGCTATGGTCGTTTACGACATAACCAAACGCGTATCCTTCGACCACGTGGCACGTTGGGTTGAGGACCTACGTGCTCACGCCGACGACTCCGCCGTGATTATGCTCGTAGGAAACAAAGCCGACCTTGCCGCCGATAAACGCGCCGTCACGACAGAAGACGCCGTCGAGTTCGCCGAGACTCATCGGCTATTCTTCTCGGAAGTCTCGGCTCTAAGCGGCGGGAACGTGGACGAAGCTTTTTTCCGTCTGCTAGAGGAGATTTTCAGCCGCGTTGTTGTTGCGAGAAAAGCTCTGGAATGTGAGAATGGGACAACCGCGAAACTTGACGGTTCGAGAATTGATGTGATCATCTCTGGTTCTGATCTTGAGACTGGTAAGACGAATGAACAAGCTTCGTGTTCGTGTTGATTtttagttttgagttttgagtGATGGGCTCAAAGTATGGGCCAGAAACCTCGAGACATAGTGGGACTTTTTTGAATATCATTTTACCCATGCCTTTGTTTATGGGcttttcatatattttacttATTCGATACCGTCTAAAAACTATTCATGtcatatttaatatacttttttctacaccatttataatatatatttaacattaTTTGTACATGCAAGAAAAGGAAGTCTGTTATACCTTAATCAAACATTTGAAATTATTGACgttcaaatgaaaaaaattacgCACCatagtttattaagtttaactCTTT includes the following:
- the LOC103844632 gene encoding ras-related protein RABA3, with protein sequence MNEEMSGETPENKHVSRPTLPEKIDYVFKVVVIGDSAVGKTQLLSRFTQNEFCYDSKSTIGVEFQTRTITLQGKLVKAQIWDTAGQERYRAVTSAYYRGALGAMVVYDITKRVSFDHVARWVEDLRAHADDSAVIMLVGNKADLAADKRAVTTEDAVEFAETHRLFFSEVSALSGGNVDEAFFRLLEEIFSRVVVARKALECENGTTAKLDGSRIDVIISGSDLETGKTNEQASCSC